A single Corticium candelabrum chromosome 16, ooCorCand1.1, whole genome shotgun sequence DNA region contains:
- the LOC134191892 gene encoding uncharacterized protein LOC134191892, with product MDYMRLLARYVSLCLLLVTGVAPVTASTEGAPVVNVTPKTSRLNENGTTSVNCNAVGQSNLTVTIVWKRQGRVINSREVGSGVGVKNPSGYNVTGLSENGRAESTLKLSNGQRAMAGEYSCEASNSIDTTVETFSIQAAPVVVPDFYEKKSETFKEGSFFDLLCSVQGYPEPKVEWTIGGRVIVSSNDSTCVQHFSQGQCDGTTSRVTLENVVCNANCSAAGCSIYAVQQRIICSNVTPLVVVKSRLVVREVATSDSGVYKCLGRVGNMTDSNSTLIRIHSKLRPLWPSLGIIIEVIILAIIIFITEKYGKVKKRRKSKARNEEESSADKRDGNSPLSGLNSSSQAKPRKDCLTDDAKSGTTDSCRGLVTT from the exons CATCTACTGAGGGTGCACCTGTAGTGAACGTTACACCTAAAACTAGTAGACTTAATGAAAACGGGACAACATCAGTGAACTGTAATGCAGTTGGTCAGTCGAACTTGACTGTGACGATAGTCTGGAAGCGTCAAGGCCGGGTTATCAATTCGAGAGAAGTCGGAAGTGGAGTTGGTGTGAAGAATCCTAGTGGTTATAATGTTACTGGGTTGAGTGAGAATGGGAGAGCTGAGTCGACGTTGAAGTTGAGCAACGGTCAGAGAGCGATGGCTGGAGAGTATAGTTGTGAGGCAAGCAACAGTATCGATACGACTGTTGAGACGTTTTCTATTCAAG CTGCTCCCGTTGTTGTTCCTGATTTCTACGAAAAGAAGAGTGAAACATTCAAAGAAGGTAGCTTTTTTGATCTCTTGTGCTCCGTTCAAGGATACCCTGAACCAAAGGTCGAGTGGACAATCGGAGGCCGAGTTATTGTGTCATCGAACGACAGTACTTGTGTACAACACTTTTCTCAAGGTCAATGTGATGGAACGACATCACGAGTGACTTTGGAAAATGTCGTCTGTAATGCTAATTGTTCGGCTGCTGGATGTTCGATTTATGCAGTTCAGCAGCGTATCATCTGCTCAAACGTCACTCCGCTTGTTGTTGTAAAGAGTAGGTTGGTGGTACGGGAAGTGGCTACGAGTGATAGTGGTGTATACAAGTGTCTAGGCAGAGTTGGAAATATGACGGATTCTAACAGCACTCTCATTCGAATTCACA GCAAGCTGAGACCTCTCTGGCCATCGCTTGGAATCATTATCGAAGTTATTATTCTTGCGATTATCATTTTCATTACCGAGAAGTATGGTAAGGTAAAAAAGCGCCGGAAGTCAAAGGCTAGAAACGAAGAAGAGAGCTCAGCCGACAAGAGAGACGGCAACTCACCATTGTCTGG GTTGAACAGCTCGAGCCAAGCGAAGCCAAGGAAAGATTGTCTCACAGACGATGCTAAGTCTGGTACAACCGATTCTTGTCGTGGTCTGGTTACGACATGA